One window of Triticum dicoccoides isolate Atlit2015 ecotype Zavitan chromosome 5A, WEW_v2.0, whole genome shotgun sequence genomic DNA carries:
- the LOC119297056 gene encoding uncharacterized protein LOC119297056, translating into MEMCMDDKWKLSKKGSRRSAAVAPAAATGSPVGVKKGRASRGSGRSVPGRLASLAKQQRARFYIMRRCVTMLVCWRD; encoded by the coding sequence ATGGAGATGTGCATGGACGACAAGTGGAAGCTGTCCAAGAAGGGCAGCCGGAGGTCGGCCGCGGTGGCGCCGGCGGCGGCCACCGGCAGTCCGGTGGGCGTCAAGAAGGGCCGGGCGTCGAGGGGCTCGGGCCGGTCCGTGCCGGGGCGGCTGGCGAGCCTGGCCAAGCAGCAGAGGGCCAGGTTCTACATCATGCGCCGGTGCGTCACCATGCTCGTGTGCTGGCGGGACTAG